GTTCATATTTATTTAACAATGATAAGATCTCACTTTACACCTGACAATATTGAGGGAGTTAAAGTTGGAGACAAAGTTTACTTCCACATTACAAACCTTGAACAAGACTGGGATATACCTCATGGTTTTGCAGTTTTGGGCATGAATAACTCAGAAGTTTTAGTAATGCCAGGACAAACAAAAACACTCGTGTGGGAACCTAAAAAAGAAGGTGTTTATCCATTCTATTGTACTGATTTTTGCTCTGCATTACACCAAGAAATGCAGGGATATGTAAGAGTCTCTCCTGCTGGTTCAAATCCTCAAATAAAATACGGAACAAATAAGGATCTTTAATATTCAACTAGTTAAATTAAACAAAGGGGGGAGGGTTCCCCCTTATTTTTTTCAATTCAATTTAAGTTAGTGTTTGCTAACAAAGGAGGTTATCATGATAAAAAGAGTACTTTTAATTTTAGCGGGTATTTTACTAATCGGGGTTTATTTTTTTCCTATATGGGAGATACTTTTTTATGCTCCACAATATCCCGAAGGTTTAGGGATGTTAATTCATGTAAATAAAATTACTGGATTGGGTGAGCACGATATTGAAATTATAAATGATTTAAACCATTATATCGGGATGAAAACAATAGAAGAAAACTCGATCCCTGAACTTAAGATAATGCCATTTATTTTGGCTTTTTTAATAATTTATGCTTTTATTGCAGCAATAATAAATAAAAAATTAGTAACCTTAACATTCTCGGCAATAATAACTCTTTTAGGCATAGCTGGTTTGGTTGATTTCTATTTGTGGGAATACGATTATGGCCATAATCTCGCTCCAAATGCTCCAATAAAAGTTGATCCATTCCAACCTGCATTTATTGGGCATAAACCATTTTTAAATTTTGATATTTATTCATTTCCTCATATAGGAGGTGCGTTATTAGGTTTGGCAATTGTACTTGCTTGGCTATCAACATATCTTTATTTTAAAGAGGGTAAAAAATGAAAAAAGGACTATATCTTTTCTTGATTTTTTTAATTTTAATAGGATGTAGCCCTAAGGGTCCTGAGCCAATTAATCCGGGTAAGGATATTTGCGAATATTGTAAAATGGTAATAACTGATATAAAATTTGCGAGTGAAATCATAACAAAAACAGGAAAAGTTTATAAATACGATTCAATAGAATGTGCGGCTGCAGATTATTTGGCGAAAAAAGATCAAGTTAAAGCTATTTATGTACCAAATTATGATAATCCTAAGGAGTTTATTTTGGCAGAAAAAGCATTTTATTTGGTAAGTGATAATTTAAGGAGTCCAATGGGCTTAAATGTTTCTGCATACCCAGATAGAGAAAGCGCTGAAACGAAACTGAAAACAAAAGGAGGAAAGATTTATGATTGGGAAGGTATTACTGTATTGGTTCAGATGGAGTTCATTCCACGTTTTAGTAATATGCATATCTATGAAAAATAAAAAGGTTCAAAGATGCTTATAGTACTAACTTTGTTCTTCATGCTTACTTTATTCACTTTTAATTCATATGCAAAAGAAATTATAGTGTGTAAAAAAGGTTGTGATTCTAATACAATACAATATGCTATAGATGTATCTATGCCTGGAGATAAGATTATAGTAAAAAAAGATGTTTATAAAGAACATTTAATTATAGATAGACCTGTAACCCTTATTGGGGAAAATTTTCCTGTAATTGATGGAGAATTTAAGGGTCAAGTAATTATAGTTAATAATACTTTTGGATTTAAGATATCCGGATTTAAAATTCAAAATTCAGGGATGAGTTATGTTGATGACTTAGCTGGACTTAGAGTAGAAAATAGCGGAAATTGTGAAATTTCTAACAATATATTAATAAATAATTTTTTTGCTTTGTATCTTGCAAATGTTTACAACTGTAAATTAATTGGTAATAAAATTTTAGGAAATGCTAAAACCGAAGGGTCCTCAGGAAACGGAATACATATTTGGAATTCCAAAAACATATATATATAATAATTACGTAAGAGGGCATAGGGATGGAATCTATTTTGAATTTGTATTAAACAGTAAGATTGAAAATAATTTATCAGAGAAAAACCTTAGATATGGTCTTCATTTTATGTATTCTG
This is a stretch of genomic DNA from Sulfurihydrogenibium sp. YO3AOP1. It encodes these proteins:
- a CDS encoding nitrous oxide reductase accessory protein NosL, yielding MKKGLYLFLIFLILIGCSPKGPEPINPGKDICEYCKMVITDIKFASEIITKTGKVYKYDSIECAAADYLAKKDQVKAIYVPNYDNPKEFILAEKAFYLVSDNLRSPMGLNVSAYPDRESAETKLKTKGGKIYDWEGITVLVQMEFIPRFSNMHIYEK
- a CDS encoding right-handed parallel beta-helix repeat-containing protein; this encodes MLIVLTLFFMLTLFTFNSYAKEIIVCKKGCDSNTIQYAIDVSMPGDKIIVKKDVYKEHLIIDRPVTLIGENFPVIDGEFKGQVIIVNNTFGFKISGFKIQNSGMSYVDDLAGLRVENSGNCEISNNILINNFFALYLANVYNCKLIGNKILGNAKTEGSSGNGIHIWNSKNIYI